Proteins co-encoded in one Fusarium musae strain F31 chromosome 3, whole genome shotgun sequence genomic window:
- the PAA3 gene encoding Protein cft1 (EggNog:ENOG41~BUSCO:EOG092604KQ) gives MQAYTELAAPSAVTHSLTASLTSATATNLVVAKGSLLQIFTTKAISAEFDPENQPAQTAKPEPEFDHRANDDDGLESSFLGGETMLVRTDRTNLTKLVLVAELPLSGTVTGLAKVKTKHSKCGGEALLIAYKAAKLCMAVWDPEKSNLETISIHYYEKEELHGAPWEVSFDEYTNYLEADPGSRCAAFQFGSRNLAILPFRQAEEDLEMDDWDEDLDGPRPVKESTTVANGDSDTLEPAYTPSFVLRLPLLDPSLLHPVHFAFLHEYREPTFGILSSSQERAHSLGQKDHLTYKVFTLDLQQRASTTILSVTDLPRDLFKIIPLPAPVGGSLLIGENELIHVDQSGKSNGVAVNSMARQITSFSLTDQADLNLRLEHCIIETLSIENGELLLVLNDGRIGIVTFQIDGRTVSGLTVRMVADENGGNLIKSRASTASKLGKNAYFVGSEVGDSVVLGWTRKMGQEKRRKPRLIDAEIGLEMDDLDLEDEDDEDDDLYGTESAAAKPAQALNGGGKAGELTFRIHDTLLSIAPIKDLTAGKLSLHPDSEEATLSRGVVSDLHLTCVVGRGKAGSLAILNRNIQPKIIGRFEFPEARGFWTMSVKKPMPKALGGNVGVGNEYETFGQHDKYMIVAKVDLDGYETSDVYALTGAGFETLKDTEFDPAAGFTVEAGTMGKQMRIIQVLKSEVRSYDGDLGLTQILPMLDEETGAEPRVTSASIADPYLLLIRDDSSLMLAQIDSNNELEEVEKLDATLQNTKWHSGCLYADIKGAFQPSAGDKGAETEKIMMFLLSSTGALHVYALPDLSKPVYVAEGLSYVPPHLSADYTLRRGLAKENLREILVADLGDTTSQSPYLILRNQTDDLTIYEPLRHTREGETSLSVTLSFKKTSNTTLATIPVETEQDDVEQPRFVPLRPCANVNGYSTVFLPGPSPSFVIKSSKSIPRVIGLQGLGVRGMSTFHTEGCDRGFIYADDKGIARVTQLPPDTNFTELGISVKKVPLGADVRGIAYHQPTGTYIAGCMISEPFELPKDDDYHKEWAKETLTFPPTMPRGVLKLISPVSWTVIHEVELESCESIECMKTLHLEVSEDTKERRFLVTVGTAVSKGEDLPIRGRVHVFDIVTVIPEPDRPETNKRLKAIAREDIPRGGVTAISEIGTQGLMLVAQGQKCMVRGLKEDGSLLPVAFLDMSCHVSTARELPRTGLCLMADVFKGVWFAGYTEEPYTFKVLGKSHGRLPVLVADFLPDGEDLAIVAADADGDLHILDFNPEHPKSLQGHLLLHRTSFSVSPNPPSTTLLLPRTLPPSHPSPQDPPHILLLASSSGHLSALVPLPETTYRRLLSVTNQLLPALTPHGGLNAKAHRLPDGIRPVGVEAAGGRAIVDGAVLARWAELGAAKRAEIAGKGGYDGVGELREELEGVLGWTSMAWHYKGNFASGDSGIYVN, from the exons ATGCAGGCCTACACCGAGCTTGCGGCTCCCTCAGCCGTAACACACTCCTTGACTGCGTCTCTCACTTCAGCTACAGCTACCAATCTCGTTGTCGCAAAGGGATCCCTACTCCAAATCTTTACAACAAAGGCCATCTCCGCCGAATTCGATCCCGAGAACCAACCTGCGCAGACAGCAAAGCCTGAACCCGAATTTGATCACCGCGCGAACGACGATGATGGGCTCGAGTCGTCGTTTCTTGGCGGCGAGACAATGCTTGTTCGAACCGATCGCACGAACCTCACGAAGCTAGTTCTTGTCGCGGAGCTTCCACTGTCCGGCACCGTGACGGGTttggccaaggtcaagacgAAGCACTCGAAATGCGGAGGTGAAGCTCTCCTGATAGCATACAAAGCCGCGAAGCTATGTATGGCAGTATGGGACCCTGAGAAGAGCAACCTCGAGACCATCTCCATCCACTACtatgagaaagaagagctACACGGCGCACCATGGGAGGTTTCTTTCGACGAATATACCAATTACCTCGAAGCCGATCCAGGTAGTCGATGCGCCGCTTTCCAGTTCGGCTCGCGCAATCTCGCGATCCTACCATTCAGACAAGCGGAAGAAGActtggagatggatgattgGGATGAGGATCTCGATGGGCCACGGCCCGTCAAGGAGTCTACTACAGTCGCCAATGGAGATAGCGACACATTAGAGCCAGCGTATACACCATCTTTTGTACTCCGTCTTCCGCTCCTTGATCCCAGTCTGCTTCATCCCGTTCACTTCGCTTTTCTGCATGAGTATAGAGAACCGACATTTGGTATCCTGTCATCCAGCCAAGAGCGAGCGCATTCTCTTGGCCAGAAGGATCACTTGACGTACAAGGTCTTTACGTTGGATTTGCAGCAGCGAGCTTCGACGACTATTCTTTCTGTTACCGATCTTCCTCGAGATTTATTCAAGATTATTCCGCTACCCGCGCCTGTTGGCGGTTCGTTGTTGATAGGAGAGAATGAGCTGATTCATGTGGATCAGTCTGGCAAGTCCAATGGTGTGGCGGTGAACTCAATGGCTCGGCAGATTACCTCGTTCAGCTTGACAGATCAGGCGGATCTTAACCTGCGACTGGAGCACTGTATCATTGAGACACTGTCAATTGAGAACGGCGAGCTCCTGCTTGTACTCAACGATGGTCGTATTGGAATAGTTACGTTCCAGATTGATGGTAGAACTGTCTCGGGTCTTACCGTCAGGATGGTCGCAGATGAGAACGGCGGCAATCTAATCAAGAGCCGCGCATCGACAGCGTCGAAACTTGGCAAGAATGCATACTTTGTGGGTAGTGAAGTTGGCGATTCTGTGGTGTTGGGCTGGACGAGAAAGATGGGACAGGAAAAGAGACGAAAGCCGAGACTTATTGATGCGGAGATTGGGCTGGAaatggatgatctggatctcgaggatgaagatgatgaggacgacgattTGTACGGCACCGAATCTGCTGCCGCGAAACCGGCTCAGGCTCTCAATGGTGGTGGTAAAGCGGGCGAGTTGACTTTCCGCATTCACGATACCCTTCTCAGCATCGCCCCGATCAAGGACTTGACAGCTGGCAAGCTATCGCTCCATCCCGACAGTGAAGAGGCAACTCTGTCACGAGGCGTGGTTTCGGATCTCCATCTTACATGCGTCGTCGGACGTGGAAAAGCCGGTTCATTGGCCATTCTCAACCGCAACATCCAGCCCAAGATCATTGGCAGGTTCGAGTTTCCAGAGGCAAGGGGCTTCTGGACCATGTCTGTCAAGAAGCCAATGCCCAAGGCCCTCGGTGGAAACGTTGGCGTGGGTAATGAGTACGAGACATTTGGACAGCATGACAAGTACATGATAGTCGCTAAGGTCGACCTTGACGGTTATGAGACGTCGGATGTGTATGCTCTTACTGGCGCAGGCTTCGAGACTCTCAAGGATACTGAGTTTGATCCCGCGGCTGGGTTCACTGTTGAGGCTGGAACGATGGGGAAGCAAATGAGGATTATTCAAGTCCTCAAGTCTGAGGTTCGATCTTACGATGGAG ATCTCGGCCTCACTCAGATCCTGCCGATGCTCGATGAAGAAACCGGTGCTGAACCTCGGGTCACCAGCGCCAGCATTGCTGATCCTTACCTCCTACTCATCCGCGACGACAGCAGTCTTATGTTGGCACAGATCGACAGCAATAatgagcttgaggaagtGGAAAAGTTGGACGCTACTCTCCAGAATACCAAGTGGCACTCTGGGTGTCTGTATGCGGATATAAAGGGTGCTTTCCAACCGAGTGCCGGCGACAAGGGTGCAGAGActgagaagatcatgatgTTCTTGCTCAGCTCAACTGGCGCGCTCCAT GTTTACGCACTCCCCGATCTCTCCAAGCCCGTTTATGTTGCCGAAGGTCTCTCCTACGTGCCTCCTCACCTTTCAGCAGACTACACACTACGACGTGGTCTAGCAAAAGAGAACCTTCGTGAGATTCTTGTCGCTGATCTTGGTGACACCACCTCTCAATCTCCATACCTCATT CTCCGCAACCAAACTGACGACCTCACAATCTACGAACCTCTTCGCCATACAAGAGAAGGCGAAACCAGTCTCTCCGTCACCCTCTCCTTCAAAAAGACCTCCAACACAACATTAGCCACAATCCCCGTAGAGACAGAGCAGGACGACGTCGAACAACCACGCTTCGTTCCTCTCCGACCATGCGCAAACGTCAACGGCTACAGCACCGTCTTCCTCCCCGGCCCTTCACCAAGCTTCGTCATAAAGTCCAGCAAGAGCATCCCCCGCGTGATCGGTCTTCAAGGCCTCGGTGTGCGCGGTATGAGCACATTCCACACCGAAGGCTGTGATCGCGGCTTCATCTATGCCGATGACAAGGGCATCGCACGAGTAACCCAACTCCCACCAGACACCAACTTCACCGAGCTCGGCATCTCAGTCAAGAAAGTCCCTCTGGGCGCTGATGTTCGCGGCATCGCATATCATCAACCAACAGGCACATACATCGCAGGGTGTATGATAAGCGAGCCCTTCGAACTCCCCAAAGACGACGACTACCACAAAGAATGGGCCAAGGAAACACTCACGTTCCCACCAACCATGCCCCGCGgcgttctcaagctcatcagcccGGTCAGTTGGACCGTCATCCACGAAGTCGAGCTTGAATCCTGCGAATCCATCGAGTGCATGAAAACACTACACCTCGAAGTCTCAGAAGATACAAAAGAGCGTCGCTTCCTCGTCACGGTCGGAACGGCGGTATCAAAGGGTGAAGACCTCCCCATCCGCGGACGCGTCCACGTCTTCGACATCGTAACCGTCATCCCCGAGCCTGACAGACCAGAAACCAACAAACGTCTCAAAGCCATCGCGCGCGAAGACATTCCCCGCGGCGGCGTAACAGCCATTTCAGAGATCGGCACCCAAGGTCTCATGCTCGTCGCGCAGGGGCAGAAGTGCATGGTGCGCGGTCTGAAGGAAGACGGCTCCCTTTTGCCTGTTGCGTTCCTCGACATGAGCTGTCACGTATCCACCGCGAGGGAACTCCCGCGTACGGGGCTGTGTCTTATGGCTGATGTGTTCAAGGGTGTTTGGTTCGCGGGATACACGGAGGAGCCATATACTTTCAAGGTCTTGGGTAAGAGCCATGGCCGGTTACCGGTTCTGGTGGCGGATTTCCTGCCGGATGGTGAAGATCTGGCTATTGTTGCTGCGGATGCGGATGGTGATTTACATATTCTCGACTTTAACCCCGAAC ATCCTAAATCTCTTCAgggccatctcctcctccacagaACCTCATTCTCCGTCTCCCCCAATCCCCCCTCAACAACACTCCTCCTCCCTCGAACCCTCCCCCCCTCCCATCCCTCTCCCCAAGACCCTCCAcacattctcctcctcgcctctTCATCCGGGCACTTATCAGCACTCGTCCCGCTCCCCGAGACAACCTACCGTCGTCTCTTGTCAGTAACAAACCAGCTACTCCCTGCACTTACACCACACGGCGGATTGAATGCCAAGGCGCATAGGTTACCTGATGGTATACGACCTGTAGGCGTAGAAGCAGCTGGCGGAAGGGCGATTGTTGATGGAGCTGTTTTGGCGAGGTGGGCGGAGCTTGGTGCTGCGAAGAGGGCAGAGATAGCGGGTAAGGGGGGTtatgatggtgttggggaGTTGagagaggagcttgagggtGTTTTGGGATGGA cttcaATGGCATGGCATTACAAGGGTAACTTTGCAAGTGGCGACAGTGGTATCTACGTGAACTGA
- a CDS encoding hypothetical protein (EggNog:ENOG41) — MAHAGLVQTSLIWVAYAVAVVLCFAAAIITTFTWQTPRERSVVVSIVAIVSLTSLLATVLLLPVDIALVSATASATLGAKKDWATPERIDSILYTLKVVYYSLYSFDALLCLIVIPFAYFWHEEYDEIEVEEEGRTLSSRFLTAAKYTLFFVAFVVVLFLLGFFVPAAGDSSESHWDLDYFKKLVAQNHGEKALTFALGLLLTMGTLLYVVYTGAGLALLPISFIKAAPSISAPQLHQTTASQLEQNRERQRQIEMRNAGRQEGMSRKDQRELDALVREEQTLVRRERLAAEAQGEGRSRIYQAWLKVCAVFRPIKLLGGIFLLLLSLVIFVSMLITGIDKAKNSVCKQKCGYILGQIHVFQPMNFIFVKSAKAFPVDYILMALLVLFFFSSSISGIATVGIRFLWVRIFQIRKGRTAPQALLIATVMLGLIILATNYGIAMLVAPQYSTYGTQTFCANEPEHPGDQPDCRNHKDMIHACSEALKYKHAKDVCTPSVMSTFLNRITITWPFFGLVDFWAQFAFLGVFLIVFVTALFRTPKLNLSQIDEEAEADEEESLLASTGRRFGATWQDVRGKPSSSGNESATNGNGSQSAA; from the coding sequence ATGGCCCACGCAGGCCTCGTCCAGACCAGTTTGATCTGGGTCGCCTATGCCGTCGCTGTCGTTCTCTGTTTCGCAGCTGCCATCATCACAACATTTACCTGGCAAACACCCCGCGAACGTTCCGTCGTTGTCAGCATCGTCGCCATCGTCAGCTTGACTTCTCTACTCGCTACGGTTCTACTGCTCCCTGTCGACATCGCTCTTGTCTCTGCGACTGCCTCTGCAACACTGGGCGCCAAGAAGGACTGGGCTACTCCCGAACGCATCGACAGTATCCTCTACACTCTCAAGGTCGTCTACTACAGTCTATACAGCTTCGATGCTCTCCTCTGTTTGATCGTCATTCCTTTCGCCTACTTCTGGCATGAGGAGTATGACGAgatcgaggttgaggaggaaggCCGAACCCTTAGCAGCCGCTTCTTAACCGCTGCCAAGTAcaccctcttcttcgtcgcaTTCGTCGTCGTTCTATTCCTACTCGGGTTCTTCGTCCCTGCCGCCGGCGACAGCTCGGAGTCGCACTGGGATCTCGATtacttcaagaagctcgttGCCCAAAACCATGGCGAAAAGGCATTGACTTTTGCACTgggccttcttctcaccATGGGCACATTGCTCTACGTCGTTTACACTGGCGCCGGCCTTGCTCTTCTCCCTATCTCGTTCATCAAGGCAGCCCCTTCAATTTCGGCTCCCCAGCTCCATCAGACCACTGCTTCTCAACTTGAACAGAACCGCGAACGCCAGCGACAGATCGAGATGCGCAATGCTGGCCGACAAGAGGGCATGTCCCGAAAGGATCAGCGAGAGCTCGATGCTCTGGTTAGAGAAGAACAAACACTTGTTCGACGTGAGAGACTCGCGGCCGAAGCTCAGGGTGAAGGCCGCAGCAGAATCTACCAAGCTTGGCTCAAGGTCTGCGCTGTGTTCCGCcccatcaagctcctcggtggaatcttcctcctcctcctgtccCTTGTCATTTTCGTATCGATGCTCATCACTGGTattgacaaggccaagaactcGGTTTGCAAGCAAAAGTGCGGTTACATCCTTGGCCAGATCCATGTCTTTCAGCCCAtgaacttcatcttcgtcaagtCTGCCAAGGCCTTCCCCGTTGACTACATCCTCATGGCTCTCCTGgtgcttttcttcttcagcagctcCATCTCTGGTATCGCTACCGTGGGCATTCGCTTCCTCTGGGTTCGCATCTTCCAGATCCGCAAAGGTCGCACAGCTCCTCAGGCTCTTCTCATCGCGACTGTCATGTTGGGTCTGATAATCTTGGCCACCAACTACGGTATTGCTATGTTGGTCGCTCCTCAGTATTCTACCTACGGAACCCAGACATTCTGCGCCAACGAGCCTGAACATCCTGGAGATCAGCCAGACTGCCGAAACCACAAGGACATGATCCACGCCTGCTCCGAAGCGCTGAAGTACAAGCACGCCAAGGATGTCTGCACACCATCAGTCATGTCAACATTCCTCAACCGCATCACAATCACATGGCCCTTCTTCGGCCTCGTCGACTTCTGGGCTCAATTCGCCTTCCTCGGCGTTttcctcatcgtcttcgtcacAGCTCTCTTCCGTACtcccaagctcaacctcTCACAGATCGACGAAGAAGCCGAGGctgacgaagaggagagtcTCCTCGCTTCAACTGGCCGACGATTCGGCGCGACATGGCAGGATGTACGAGGTAAGCCCAGCAGCTCTGGAAACGAGTCTGCTACCAACGGCAACGGCTCACAATCCGCTGCTTGA
- a CDS encoding hypothetical protein (EggNog:ENOG41), with protein MSKDLDKSLLDRLNALRGNSAGQDKPVSTEIKVDLIERKKAPTRDDTLAARLKSLRDRGDEPSPSPAPRTTQTPSKPTPQPEKTPEKDSPKTVDDEDESIFQTDDQTLEELLGDVQPEEGFNPEPDDAQVKALLEQLADAIPKDTEDEKDKKHDDSDDSDGEAMNKDVDEVIARFRDEAEVEAALAKTKTPDPESESEPEQTPSKTEDISLPDVPSDLTDIPSSKRAGSADIDDITARLAALRAPSPDQDSLALPSVPTSKPSGQPVNRLTSRTNYTDDDVESWCTVCLEDATVRCPGCDDDVYCTRCWYEMHRGPQAGFDERSHKAVQFTKDKKEKEKKKKVALGA; from the exons ATGTCTAAAGATCTCGATAAATCCCTGCTTGATCGCCTAAATGCCCTCAGGGGCAACAGCGCAGGCCAGGATAAGCCAGTATCAACAGA gatcaaggttgatCTCATTGAACGCAAGAAGGCGCCAACTCGAGACGATACGTTGGCAGCTCGTCTCAAGTCATTACGAGACCGTGGCGATGaaccttcaccttcaccagcaccaaggaCAACCCAAACGCCATCAAAGCCAACACCCCAGCCAGAAAAGACGCCGGAGAAGGACTCTCCCAAAACCgtagatgatgaagacgagtcTATCTTCCAAACAGATGACCAGACTCTGGAAGAGCTACTGGGTGATGTACAACCCGAAGAAGGATTTAATCCCGAACCAGACGACGCACAGGTCAAAGCACTTCTAGAACAACTCGCAGACGCAATACCAAAGGATACAGAAGACGAAAAGGATAAAAAGCATGATGACTCGGATGATTCTGATGGAGAGGCTATGAACAAAGATGTGGATGAAGTCATCGCCCGCTTCCGCGATGAAGCAGAAGTCGAAGCAGCCCTCGCAAAGACCAAAACACCCGATCCAGAATCTGAGTCTGAACCTGAACAAACTCCTTCTAAAACAGAAGATATCTCTCTTCCAGATGTTCCCTCAGACCTCACCGACATCCCTTCTTCAAAGCGTGCTGGGAGCGCAGATATAGATGACATAACCGCCCGTCTCGCTGCTCTACGCGCACCATCTCCCGATCAAGATTCCCTCGCCTTACCGTCAGTCCCTACATCCAAACCATCAGGCCAACCGGTGAATCGTCTAACGTCACGGACGAACTACACAGATGACGATGTGGAAAGCTGGTGTACCGTTTGTTTAGAGGACGCCACGGTGCGATGTCCAGGGTGCGACGATGACGTTTACTGTACGCGGTGTTGGTACGAGATGCATCGAGGACCACAAGCTGGCTTCGATGAGAGGAGCCACAAGGCTGTACAATTCACgaaggataagaaggagaaggaaaagaagaagaaggtagCGCTGGGAGCATAA
- a CDS encoding hypothetical protein (EggNog:ENOG41~CAZy:GT71) — MLTMPSLRLSAKSIQITAAIASIWLFVGVLYHYRDVSFYTPSNNFQSSTKTNSNLRNVEAIKLGAQYFLDYPLKDEPKAIFGELGQRTEVLRSWIEELEGRGDTHETAELVGQVVEKQFPWLSSKQGVSPPLVDIYNRLGLSYHSKSVEGEKAPAGIVIPTGEKTLRFACHLIAALTRVHKTTLPIQVVYAGDDDLSAAGRKKIQQAADGVKIEMLDVLTVFDDSTLKLADGGWAIKPFAALASRFEKVILLDADAVFFQDPRHLLRQDRFKETGVLLFHDRLLWKNGFADRQDWWHDQIKHPSAETEKSLVWTERYSEEGDSGIVVVDKSRLDVLLGLLHIGWQNSERVRNEVTYKITYGDKESWWIGFEATGSKYAFSTHYGGIVGWLGPKKTEPDAEKKKDEEVRVCSFVIAHVDQNEKLLWYNGGLLKNKAVNQTEFEVPTHWMIDQTWHKGGSKKAMSCMVGTKASALTGGEKDVLGKTIQVAKDMDEKLRLV; from the coding sequence ATGCTTACTATGCCGTCGCTGCGTCTGAGCGCAAAGTCAATACAGATCACTGCTGCTATTGCGTCGATATGGCTCTTCGTCGGCGTGCTTTATCACTATCGTGATGTTTCTTTTTACACACCCAGTAATAACTTTCAGAGCTCTACGAAAACGAATTCGAACTTGCGCAATGTTGAAGCAATAAAACTTGGCGCACAATATTTTCTCGATTATCCTTTAAAAGATGAACCGAAGGCGATTTTTGGAGAACTTGGACAACGGACCGAAGTGTTGCGATCTTGGATCGAGGAATTGGAAGGGCGAGGCGATACTCACGAGACAGCGGAACTTGTTGGACAAGTTGTGGAAAAGCAGTTTCCATGGCTCAGTTCGAAACAGGGTGTTTCGCCGCCTCTCGTCGACATCTACAATCGTCTTGGTCTTTCGTACCATAGCAAAAGTGTCGAGGGCGAGAAAGCACCGGCTGGAATCGTTATCCCCACGGGCGAAAAAACACTCCGATTCGCATGTCATCTCATCGCAGCATTGACGCGCGTCCACAAGACCACCCTCCCGATTCAAGTTGTATACgcaggagatgatgatttaTCTGCCGCTGGACGAAAAAAGATACAGCAAGCTGCCGACGGAGTCAAGATTGAAATGCTCGATGTTCTTACTGTTTTTGATGACAGTACATTGAAGCTTGCTGATGGAGGTTGGGCGATAAAACCGTTTGCTGCATTGGCGAGCCGCTTTGAGAAGGTCATTCTtcttgatgcagatgcagttTTCTTCCAGGATCCCcgacatcttcttcgtcaagatCGATTTAAAGAGACGGGCGTACTGCTGTTTCATGACCGATTGCTGTGGAAGAATGGGTTTGCGGATCGTCAGGATTGGTGGCATGATCAGATCAAGCACCCCAGCGCAGAGACAGAAAAGTCGCTTGTCTGGACGGAACGATACTCTGAGGAGGGTGATTCCGGTATCGTCGTCGTTGACAAGTCTAGACTCGATGTTCTACTCGGTCTCCTCCATATTGGATGGCAGAACTCTGAACGAGTACGAAACGAAGTTACCTACAAGATCACATACGGCGACAAAGAGAGCTGGTGGATCGGTTTCGAAGCCACAGGATCCAAATACGCCTTCTCCACTCACTACGGCGGTATCGTCGGCTGGCTAGGTCCCAAGAAAACCGAACCCGacgcagagaagaagaaagacgaAGAAGTCCGCGTCTGCAGCTTCGTCATCGCACACGTCGACCAAAACGAAAAACTCCTCTGGTACAACGGCGGTCTACTTAAGAACAAAGCCGTCAACCAAACAGAATTCGAAGTCCCCACGCATTGGATGATTGATCAGACGTGGCATAAAGGTGGAAGCAAGAAAGCAATGAGTTGCATGGTCGGCACGAAAGCGAGTGCTTTGACGGGAGGGGAGAAGGATGTTTTAGGGAAGACGATACAGGTAGCGAAGGACATGGATGAAAAGTTACGTCTGGtctga